One stretch of Actinacidiphila sp. DG2A-62 DNA includes these proteins:
- a CDS encoding ABC transporter permease, protein MLAYFIRRVFAAIVLLLVVSAITFAIFFLVPRIGGQTSSQLAAQYVGKDASPAAVAAIKKNLGFDLPLYEQYWHYIKGLVAGANYHYGPDAVKCHAPCFGYSFKSHVEVWPQLKSRMPITFSLAIGAAVIWVITGVAVGVVSALKRGSVLDRLSMGVALAGVSLPIFFTGILALSLFTVQWPLWSNGMNYVPFTQNPADWAWNLLVPWCTLAFLYSALYARLTRAGMLETMGEDYIRTARAKGLPESTVIAKHGLRSALTPIVTVFGMDFGLLVGGAVITETVFSFQGIGAYAIQGIQDNDLPIVMAVTLVVAFFVVVCNLLVDLAYAALDPRVRYS, encoded by the coding sequence GTGCTCGCATACTTCATCCGACGCGTTTTCGCCGCGATCGTGCTCCTGCTGGTGGTCAGCGCCATCACGTTCGCGATCTTCTTCCTCGTCCCCCGGATCGGCGGACAGACGTCCTCGCAGTTGGCCGCCCAGTACGTGGGGAAGGACGCCAGCCCCGCGGCCGTGGCGGCGATCAAGAAGAACCTCGGCTTCGACCTCCCGCTCTACGAGCAGTACTGGCACTACATCAAGGGCCTGGTCGCCGGCGCGAACTACCACTACGGCCCCGACGCGGTGAAGTGCCACGCGCCGTGCTTCGGCTACTCCTTCAAGAGCCACGTCGAGGTCTGGCCGCAGCTGAAGTCCCGGATGCCGATCACCTTCTCGCTGGCCATCGGCGCCGCCGTGATCTGGGTCATCACCGGTGTCGCGGTCGGCGTGGTCTCCGCGCTCAAGCGGGGCTCGGTCCTCGACCGGCTGTCCATGGGCGTCGCGCTGGCCGGCGTCTCGCTGCCGATCTTCTTCACCGGCATCCTCGCGCTGAGCCTGTTCACCGTGCAGTGGCCGCTGTGGAGCAACGGCATGAACTACGTGCCGTTCACCCAGAACCCGGCCGACTGGGCCTGGAACCTGCTGGTGCCGTGGTGCACCCTCGCCTTCCTCTACTCCGCGCTGTACGCCCGGCTCACCCGGGCGGGCATGCTGGAGACCATGGGCGAGGACTACATCCGCACCGCGCGGGCCAAGGGCCTGCCGGAGTCGACGGTGATCGCCAAGCACGGGCTGCGCTCCGCGCTCACGCCGATCGTCACCGTCTTCGGCATGGACTTCGGCCTGCTCGTCGGCGGCGCCGTCATCACCGAGACGGTGTTCTCCTTCCAGGGCATCGGCGCCTACGCGATCCAGGGCATCCAGGACAACGACCTGCCGATCGTCATGGCGGTCACCCTGGTGGTCGCCTTCTTCGTCGTGGTCTGCAACCTGCTGGTGGACCTCGCCTACGCCGCCCTCGACCCCCGCGTGAGGTACTCGTGA
- a CDS encoding ABC transporter ATP-binding protein codes for MDAPEQSGGEAFLSVRDLRIHFDTDDGLVKSVDGLSFDLRRGRTLGIVGESGSGKSVTSLGIMGLHRTSRAKISGEVWLDGEELVGADPDHVRRLRGRKMAMIFQDPLSAMHPYYKVGSQIVEAYRVHHKVTRKVAAERAMEMLDRVGIPEPRKRFHDYPHQFSGGMRQRAMIAMALVNNPELLIADEPTTALDVTVQAQILDLIRDLQKEFGSAVIMITHDLGVVAEVADDLLVMYAGRCVERGSAEKVFTEPQHPYAWGLLGSMPRLDRERTDRLNPVKGAPPSLINVPSGCAFHPRCPYAALTGGAADTVVPELREVAPGHVVACHLGADERNRIWTEEIEPKL; via the coding sequence CTGGACGCCCCCGAGCAGAGCGGCGGCGAGGCGTTCTTGTCGGTGCGGGACCTGCGCATCCACTTCGACACCGACGACGGCCTGGTCAAGTCCGTCGACGGGCTCAGCTTCGACCTGCGGCGCGGGCGCACCCTCGGCATCGTCGGCGAGTCCGGCTCCGGCAAGTCGGTCACCTCGCTGGGCATCATGGGCCTGCACCGCACCTCCCGGGCGAAGATCTCCGGCGAGGTCTGGCTGGACGGCGAGGAACTGGTCGGCGCCGACCCGGACCACGTACGGCGGCTGCGCGGCCGCAAGATGGCGATGATCTTCCAGGACCCGCTGTCGGCCATGCACCCGTACTACAAGGTCGGCTCGCAGATCGTCGAGGCCTACCGGGTGCACCACAAGGTCACCAGGAAGGTCGCCGCGGAGCGCGCGATGGAGATGCTCGACCGGGTCGGCATCCCCGAGCCGCGCAAGCGGTTCCACGACTACCCGCACCAGTTCTCCGGCGGCATGCGGCAGCGCGCGATGATCGCGATGGCGCTGGTCAACAACCCCGAGCTGCTGATCGCCGACGAGCCGACCACCGCGCTCGACGTGACCGTGCAGGCGCAGATCCTGGACCTGATCCGGGACCTGCAGAAGGAGTTCGGCTCCGCGGTCATCATGATCACCCACGACCTGGGCGTGGTCGCCGAGGTCGCCGACGACCTGCTGGTGATGTACGCCGGCCGGTGCGTCGAACGCGGCTCCGCCGAGAAGGTGTTCACCGAGCCGCAGCACCCCTACGCCTGGGGCCTGCTCGGCTCCATGCCGCGGCTGGACCGCGAGCGCACCGACCGGCTCAACCCGGTCAAGGGCGCGCCGCCGAGCCTGATCAACGTGCCGTCCGGCTGCGCCTTCCACCCGCGCTGCCCGTACGCCGCGCTGACCGGCGGCGCCGCCGACACGGTCGTCCCGGAGCTGCGCGAGGTGGCCCCCGGCCATGTCGTCGCGTGCCACCTCGGCGCGGACGAGCGCAACCGGATCTGGACCGAAGAGATCGAACCGAAGCTGTGA
- a CDS encoding ABC transporter ATP-binding protein, producing MAETTSLDKGAAPQPAPRDRETLLKVSGLVKHFPITKGLLRRQVGAVQAVDGIDFEVGAGETLGVVGESGCGKSTMGRLITRLLEPTGGTIEFDGRDITHLSVGAMRPMRRDVQMIFQDPYSSLNPRHTIGTIVGAPFRLQKVQTEQGVKKAVQNLLELVGLSPEHYNRYPHEFSGGQRQRIGIARALALKPKLVVADEPVSALDVSIQAQVVNLLDDLQSELGLTYVIIAHDLSVIRHVSDRIAVMYLGKVVEIADREDLYGSPFHPYTTALLSAVPVPDPKRKQKRERILLNGDVPSPIAPPAGCRFHTRCWKATEVCKTVEPPLVALAAGHQVACHHPENAPEPAAG from the coding sequence GTGGCGGAGACAACCTCCCTCGACAAGGGCGCGGCCCCGCAGCCGGCGCCGCGCGACCGGGAGACGCTGCTGAAGGTCAGCGGACTGGTCAAGCACTTCCCGATCACCAAGGGGCTGCTGCGCCGGCAGGTCGGCGCGGTCCAGGCGGTCGACGGCATCGACTTCGAGGTCGGGGCCGGCGAGACGCTGGGCGTGGTCGGCGAGTCCGGCTGCGGCAAGTCGACGATGGGCCGGCTGATCACCCGGCTGCTGGAGCCGACCGGCGGCACGATCGAGTTCGACGGCCGGGACATCACGCACCTGAGCGTCGGGGCGATGCGTCCGATGCGGCGCGACGTGCAGATGATCTTCCAGGACCCGTACTCCTCGCTGAACCCCCGGCACACCATCGGCACGATCGTCGGGGCGCCCTTCCGGCTGCAGAAGGTGCAGACCGAGCAGGGCGTGAAGAAGGCGGTGCAGAACCTCCTGGAGCTGGTGGGCCTGAGCCCGGAGCACTACAACCGCTACCCGCACGAGTTCTCCGGCGGCCAGCGGCAGCGCATCGGCATCGCGCGGGCGCTGGCGCTCAAGCCGAAGCTGGTCGTCGCGGACGAGCCGGTCTCGGCGCTGGACGTCTCGATCCAGGCGCAGGTCGTCAACCTGCTGGACGACCTGCAGTCCGAGCTGGGCCTGACCTATGTGATCATCGCGCACGACCTGTCGGTGATCCGGCACGTCTCGGACCGGATCGCGGTGATGTACCTCGGCAAGGTGGTCGAGATCGCCGACCGCGAGGACCTGTACGGGTCGCCGTTCCACCCGTACACCACCGCGCTGCTCTCCGCGGTGCCGGTGCCGGACCCCAAGCGGAAGCAGAAGCGCGAGCGCATCCTGCTCAACGGCGACGTGCCGTCGCCGATCGCGCCGCCCGCGGGCTGCCGCTTCCACACGCGCTGCTGGAAGGCGACGGAGGTGTGCAAGACGGTCGAGCCGCCGCTGGTCGCTCTTGCCGCGGGGCATCAGGTGGCGTGCCACCACCCCGAGAACGCGCCGGAGCCTGCGGCGGGCTGA
- a CDS encoding cysteine desulfurase family protein: protein MAYFDHAATTPMLPEAVRAMTAHLTSTGNASSLHAAGRRARRTVEESREELAAALGARPSEIVFTGGGTESDNLAVKGLFWARRDADPRRVRVLASPVEHHAVLDAVHWLADHEGAVVEWLPVDEAGRVLPDALRAVIARDPGDVALVTAMWANNEVGTVLPVPELAEVAREFEVPLHSDAVQAFGQVEVDFAASGVDALTVTGHKVGGPYGVGALVLRREDTPVPLLHGGAQERSRSGTLDVPAIAAFATAATLAVERREQFAREVGALRDELVRGVLATVPDAIFNGPPTGPGRLPGNAHFTFPGCEGDALLLLLDAQGIACSTGSACTAGVAQPSHVLLAMGRPADHARATLRFSLGHTSTADEVAELLAAIGPAVARARTAGLT, encoded by the coding sequence ATGGCCTACTTCGACCACGCCGCCACCACGCCCATGCTCCCGGAGGCGGTCCGGGCGATGACCGCGCACCTGACCTCGACCGGGAACGCCTCGTCGCTGCATGCCGCGGGGCGGCGGGCACGGCGCACCGTCGAGGAGTCCCGCGAGGAGCTCGCCGCCGCGCTCGGCGCCCGGCCCAGCGAGATCGTCTTCACCGGCGGCGGCACCGAGTCGGACAACCTCGCGGTCAAGGGGCTGTTCTGGGCCCGCCGGGACGCGGACCCGCGCCGGGTGCGGGTGCTGGCCAGCCCGGTCGAGCACCACGCGGTGCTGGACGCGGTGCACTGGCTGGCCGACCACGAGGGCGCGGTCGTGGAGTGGCTGCCGGTCGACGAGGCCGGCCGGGTGCTGCCCGACGCCCTGCGCGCGGTCATCGCGCGCGATCCCGGCGACGTCGCCCTGGTGACCGCGATGTGGGCGAACAACGAGGTCGGCACGGTCCTGCCGGTGCCGGAACTCGCCGAGGTCGCCCGGGAGTTCGAGGTGCCGCTGCACTCCGACGCGGTGCAGGCGTTCGGCCAGGTCGAGGTCGACTTCGCCGCGAGCGGGGTCGACGCGCTGACGGTCACCGGCCACAAGGTCGGCGGGCCGTACGGCGTGGGCGCGCTGGTGCTGCGCCGCGAGGACACGCCCGTGCCGCTGCTGCACGGCGGCGCCCAGGAGCGCAGCAGGTCCGGCACGCTCGACGTGCCGGCCATCGCGGCGTTCGCCACCGCGGCGACGCTCGCGGTGGAACGGCGCGAGCAGTTCGCCCGCGAGGTCGGGGCGCTGCGGGACGAGCTGGTGCGCGGCGTGCTGGCGACGGTGCCGGACGCGATTTTCAACGGGCCGCCGACCGGGCCCGGCCGGCTGCCGGGCAACGCGCACTTCACGTTTCCCGGCTGCGAGGGGGACGCGCTGCTCCTGCTGCTGGACGCGCAGGGGATCGCGTGCTCGACCGGGTCCGCGTGCACGGCGGGCGTCGCGCAGCCCAGCCACGTACTGCTGGCGATGGGGCGGCCGGCCGACCACGCGCGGGCGACGCTGCGGTTCTCGCTCGGCCACACGTCCACGGCGGACGAGGTCGCGGAGCTGCTGGCCGCGATCGGCCCCGCGGTCGCCCGCGCCCGCACCGCCGGCCTGACATAG
- a CDS encoding thioesterase family protein, whose product MAQVEALAGGGTTNEFDRDTAVTPRPGEPGSFDAVLSAGWTIIAAVNGGYLLAVLGRALREALPHPDPLTITAHYLTASQPGPAVIRTQTVRAGRTMSTGQASLFQTGEDGREVERIRVIAGYGDLDALPDEVRTSALPPAMPSYADCVSSADAPAGGPVEGSTAILDRLDLRLDPATAAWAIGMPSGSGQMRGWLGLADGRDHDVMSLLLAVDALPPTAFDLGLKGWTPTLELTVHLRAKPAPGPLRVSLTTRNLAGGLLEEDCELWDSADRLVAQSRQLARAPRG is encoded by the coding sequence ATGGCACAGGTGGAGGCCCTCGCGGGCGGCGGGACGACGAACGAGTTCGACCGGGACACGGCGGTGACGCCCCGTCCCGGCGAGCCGGGGAGCTTCGACGCGGTGCTGTCCGCGGGCTGGACGATCATCGCGGCGGTCAACGGCGGGTATCTGCTCGCCGTGCTCGGGCGAGCGCTGCGCGAGGCCCTGCCGCACCCCGATCCGCTGACCATCACGGCGCACTATCTGACCGCGTCCCAGCCCGGCCCGGCGGTGATCAGGACGCAGACCGTGCGGGCCGGCCGGACGATGTCCACCGGGCAGGCGTCGCTCTTCCAGACCGGCGAGGACGGCCGCGAGGTCGAGCGCATACGCGTGATCGCCGGCTACGGGGACCTGGACGCGCTGCCCGACGAGGTGCGCACCTCCGCCCTGCCGCCGGCGATGCCCTCCTACGCCGACTGCGTCTCCTCCGCGGACGCGCCCGCCGGCGGTCCCGTCGAGGGCTCGACCGCCATCCTGGACCGGCTGGATCTGCGGCTGGACCCGGCCACCGCAGCCTGGGCGATCGGCATGCCCTCCGGGTCCGGGCAGATGCGCGGCTGGCTGGGCCTGGCCGACGGGCGCGACCACGACGTGATGTCCCTGCTGCTCGCGGTGGACGCGCTGCCCCCGACCGCCTTCGACCTGGGCCTGAAGGGCTGGACGCCGACCCTCGAACTCACCGTCCACCTGCGCGCCAAGCCCGCGCCCGGCCCGCTGCGGGTCTCCCTGACCACCCGCAACCTCGCCGGCGGCCTCCTGGAGGAGGACTGCGAGCTGTGGGACAGCGCCGACCGCCTGGTCGCCCAGTCCCGCCAGCTCGCCCGCGCGCCGCGGGGGTAG
- the mnmA gene encoding tRNA 2-thiouridine(34) synthase MnmA, which yields MEPGQPPAARPGPGADARPRLRVLAAMSGGVDSAVAAARAAEAGHDVTGVHLALSANPQSFRTGARGCCTVEDSRDARRAADVIGIPFYVWDLAERFREDVVEDFVAEYAAGRTPNPCLRCNEKIKFAALLDKALALGFDAVCTGHYASVVVRPDGHRELHRASDAAKDQSYVLGVLDERQLAHAMFPLGDTRTTKDDIRAEAERRGLAVARKPDSHDICFIADGDTQGFLAARLGSEPGDIVDESGARLGAHTGAYGFTVGQRKGLRLGVPAPDGKPRYVLDISPVDNKVTVGPAEALDVTALTAIRPRWCGEPPAGPAAYTAQLRAHGEDVPVTAELVDGELRVAFGEPVRGVAPGQAVVLYDGTRVVGSATIATTDRAVRAGAGV from the coding sequence ATCGAGCCCGGTCAGCCGCCGGCCGCGCGCCCGGGCCCGGGCGCCGACGCGCGCCCGCGGCTGCGCGTCCTGGCCGCCATGAGCGGCGGTGTGGACTCCGCGGTCGCCGCGGCCCGCGCCGCCGAGGCGGGCCACGACGTCACCGGCGTCCACCTCGCCCTGTCCGCGAACCCGCAGAGCTTCCGCACCGGCGCCCGCGGCTGCTGCACCGTCGAGGACTCCCGCGACGCCCGCCGCGCCGCCGACGTCATCGGCATCCCCTTCTACGTGTGGGACCTGGCCGAACGCTTCCGCGAGGACGTCGTCGAGGACTTCGTCGCCGAGTACGCGGCGGGCCGCACGCCCAACCCCTGCTTGCGCTGCAACGAGAAGATCAAGTTCGCCGCGCTGCTGGACAAGGCGCTCGCCCTCGGCTTCGACGCGGTCTGCACCGGCCACTACGCCTCCGTCGTGGTCCGCCCCGACGGCCACCGCGAGCTGCACCGCGCCAGCGACGCCGCCAAGGACCAGAGCTACGTCCTCGGCGTGCTCGACGAACGGCAGCTCGCGCACGCGATGTTCCCGCTCGGCGACACCCGCACCACCAAGGACGACATCCGCGCCGAGGCCGAGCGCCGCGGCCTGGCCGTCGCCCGCAAGCCCGACAGCCACGACATCTGCTTCATCGCCGACGGCGACACCCAGGGCTTCCTGGCCGCCCGGCTCGGCTCGGAGCCGGGCGACATCGTCGACGAGTCCGGCGCGCGGCTGGGCGCCCACACCGGCGCGTACGGCTTCACCGTCGGCCAGCGCAAGGGCCTGCGGCTCGGCGTGCCCGCGCCCGACGGCAAGCCGCGCTACGTCCTGGACATCTCCCCGGTCGACAACAAGGTCACTGTCGGCCCCGCCGAGGCCCTGGACGTCACCGCGCTCACCGCGATCCGGCCGCGCTGGTGCGGCGAGCCGCCGGCCGGCCCGGCCGCGTACACCGCGCAGCTGCGGGCGCACGGCGAGGACGTCCCGGTGACCGCGGAACTCGTCGACGGCGAGCTGCGGGTGGCCTTCGGCGAGCCGGTGCGCGGCGTCGCCCCCGGCCAGGCGGTGGTGCTCTACGACGGCACCCGGGTCGTCGGCTCGGCGACCATCGCCACCACCGACCGCGCGGTGCGCGCGGGTGCCGGCGTATGA
- a CDS encoding TIGR00730 family Rossman fold protein, translating to MNVGVFLSAADLGEEYTAPAKEFGRLLGEGGHTLVWGGSEAGLMKVVADAVQEAGGRLVGVSVEFLHQLARANADEMVVARDLAHRKAELLARSDAIVIMVGGTGTLDEATEILELKKHGMHRKPVVLLNSGGFYDGLEQQLRRMESDGFLPLPLDELVHFASDGAAALAYLGEQE from the coding sequence ATGAACGTCGGCGTGTTCCTGTCCGCGGCCGACCTGGGCGAGGAGTACACCGCGCCCGCCAAGGAGTTCGGCAGGCTGCTCGGCGAGGGCGGCCACACCCTGGTGTGGGGCGGCTCCGAGGCCGGTCTGATGAAGGTCGTCGCCGACGCCGTGCAGGAGGCGGGCGGCCGGCTGGTCGGCGTCTCGGTGGAGTTCCTGCACCAGCTGGCCCGCGCGAACGCCGACGAGATGGTCGTCGCCCGCGACCTCGCGCACCGCAAGGCCGAACTGCTGGCCAGGTCCGACGCGATCGTCATCATGGTCGGCGGCACCGGCACGCTGGACGAGGCCACGGAGATCCTCGAACTGAAGAAGCACGGCATGCACCGCAAGCCCGTGGTGCTGCTCAACAGCGGCGGCTTCTACGACGGCCTGGAACAGCAGCTGCGCCGCATGGAGAGCGACGGGTTCCTGCCGCTGCCGCTGGACGAGCTGGTCCACTTCGCGAGCGACGGCGCGGCCGCGCTGGCGTACCTGGGAGAGCAGGAATGA
- a CDS encoding SDR family oxidoreductase, which yields MSETLPDGSGAPDGSGVPDGSRGSDGSRGPGPRPRVHLLTGGGSGIGAALARRLLDRGDELWLLARDAGRARELAARHPGVRTLVGDLGEPARLSWALGHQAPPDRLDSLLHIAGTVELGRVGDLTPKIWNETLAVNLVGPAELTRLLLPQLRLSRGHVVFANSGAGLTAHAEWSAYAASKHGLRALADSLRGEEHANGVRVTTVYPGRTATPMQAKVHQQEGKQYDAARWIDPESVATAVLTAIDLPRDAEVTDLSVRPGA from the coding sequence ATGAGCGAGACACTGCCGGACGGCTCCGGCGCACCGGACGGCTCCGGCGTACCGGACGGCTCGCGCGGATCGGACGGCTCGCGCGGGCCGGGTCCGCGACCGCGCGTCCACCTGCTGACCGGCGGCGGCTCCGGGATCGGCGCGGCGCTCGCCCGCCGGCTGCTGGACCGCGGCGACGAGCTGTGGCTGCTGGCCAGGGACGCTGGCCGGGCCCGCGAGCTGGCCGCGCGGCACCCGGGCGTGCGCACGCTCGTCGGCGACCTGGGCGAGCCCGCCCGGCTGTCCTGGGCACTGGGCCATCAGGCGCCGCCGGACCGGCTGGACAGCCTGCTGCACATCGCGGGCACGGTCGAGCTGGGCCGGGTCGGCGACCTCACGCCGAAGATCTGGAACGAGACGCTCGCGGTCAATCTGGTCGGCCCGGCCGAGCTGACCCGGCTGCTGCTGCCGCAGCTGCGGCTGTCCCGCGGCCACGTGGTCTTCGCCAACTCCGGCGCGGGGCTCACCGCGCACGCCGAGTGGTCGGCGTACGCGGCGAGCAAGCACGGCCTGCGCGCCCTCGCGGACTCGCTGCGCGGCGAGGAGCACGCCAACGGGGTGCGGGTCACCACGGTCTACCCCGGCCGCACCGCCACGCCCATGCAGGCCAAGGTCCACCAGCAGGAGGGCAAGCAGTACGACGCGGCACGGTGGATCGACCCGGAGTCGGTCGCGACGGCCGTCCTCACCGCGATCGACCTGCCGCGCGACGCGGAGGTGACGGACCTGAGCGTCCGGCCGGGGGCTTGA